Proteins found in one Synechococcus sp. LA31 genomic segment:
- the pheA gene encoding prephenate dehydratase produces MRIAFLGPVGTYGEQAALRLCELEAIAAPQLLPQVGIRAVVKALAEGRCDAAVVPVENSVEGGVTACMDALWAHPELRVGRALVLPIRHALLGSGPLEGVSEVLSHPQALAQCSQWLGDNLPSALQLPTSSTADAARMVAGSRFRAAVASLQAAEEHGLEVLAYPINDVVGNSTRFLLLRQGERSLNGPMASLAFSLHANQPGALLEALTCFAHRQLNMTRIESRPSKREMGEYIFFVDLELPSGQEPLLQALDQLRPLCEHLAVFGAYPITQLDQA; encoded by the coding sequence ATGCGCATCGCATTTCTTGGTCCAGTCGGTACCTATGGCGAGCAAGCGGCGCTGCGGCTGTGTGAGCTCGAGGCCATCGCAGCACCACAATTGCTGCCTCAGGTGGGCATCCGCGCTGTGGTGAAGGCCCTGGCGGAAGGACGCTGCGACGCCGCGGTGGTTCCGGTGGAGAACTCTGTGGAAGGCGGGGTGACCGCGTGTATGGATGCCCTTTGGGCGCACCCTGAGCTGCGGGTGGGACGGGCTTTGGTTTTGCCGATCCGCCATGCCCTGCTGGGTAGTGGCCCGCTGGAAGGGGTGAGCGAGGTTCTCTCCCATCCCCAGGCGCTGGCCCAGTGCAGCCAATGGCTGGGCGACAACTTGCCCAGCGCGCTGCAACTTCCCACGAGTTCCACCGCGGATGCGGCGCGGATGGTGGCGGGTAGCCGCTTCCGTGCCGCCGTGGCGTCGTTGCAGGCTGCCGAGGAGCACGGCCTTGAGGTGCTGGCCTACCCGATCAACGATGTGGTGGGTAACAGCACCCGCTTTCTGCTGCTGCGCCAGGGGGAGCGCAGCCTCAATGGGCCCATGGCCAGCTTGGCCTTTTCGCTGCATGCGAACCAGCCCGGTGCCCTTTTGGAGGCCCTCACCTGCTTTGCCCACCGCCAGCTCAACATGACGCGCATCGAATCGCGGCCCTCCAAGCGGGAGATGGGCGAATACATTTTCTTTGTGGACCTGGAGCTGCCCAGTGGGCAAGAGCCGTTGCTCCAGGCTCTCGATCAGCTCAGGCCGCTATGCGAGCACCTGGCGGTGTTTGGGGCATACCCGATCACCCAACTCGATCAGGCTTAG
- a CDS encoding ribonuclease HII has product MSDQGRRCIAGVDEVGRGCWFGPVFAGAVILPPDAHPSLAAAGLTDSKKLTARRRAQLVPLIQQQARAWALGQASAREIDRFGIRAATERAMLRALQKLAAPLPELVLVDGVLALRLWSGPQQTVVRGDCEHLEIAAASVLAKQARDALITRLAVSYPAYGLERHAGYGTAVHRQALLDHGPTPLHRRSFLRKVLPA; this is encoded by the coding sequence GTGAGCGATCAGGGCCGGCGCTGCATCGCCGGTGTGGATGAAGTGGGCCGTGGCTGCTGGTTTGGACCGGTGTTTGCCGGTGCAGTGATCCTTCCACCTGACGCCCACCCCAGCCTTGCTGCAGCTGGTCTTACCGACAGCAAGAAGCTCACGGCCCGCCGCCGAGCCCAGTTGGTGCCCCTGATCCAGCAGCAGGCCCGCGCCTGGGCATTGGGCCAGGCCTCAGCGCGTGAGATCGATCGCTTCGGCATCCGCGCAGCCACCGAACGGGCCATGCTGCGGGCGTTGCAGAAGTTGGCAGCTCCGCTGCCTGAGCTGGTGCTGGTAGACGGGGTGTTAGCGCTGCGCCTTTGGAGCGGCCCGCAACAGACCGTGGTGCGCGGCGATTGTGAACACCTAGAGATTGCTGCGGCCAGCGTGCTCGCCAAACAAGCTCGTGATGCCCTGATCACCCGCCTGGCGGTGAGCTACCCCGCCTATGGCCTCGAGCGTCACGCTGGCTATGGCACAGCCGTGCACCGCCAGGCGCTGCTGGACCACGGCCCAACACCTCTGCACAGGCGCTCGTTTCTACGGAAGGTGTTGCCCGCTTAG
- a CDS encoding methyltransferase domain-containing protein: MHFIAVLSPLAGGLMLAAAVLAGALLVGLLVWSWRDRAFESTASVADAYDRWTDDRLLERLWGEHVHLGHYGTPPRRRDFRRAKEDFVHELVRWSGLDQLPPGSRVLDVGCGIGGSARILARDYGLDVLGISISPGQIRRAQELTPAGLSCRFAVMDALDLDLPDAGFDAVWSVEAGPHMPDKQRYADELLRVLKPGGRLAVADWNRRDPGVRPLNGLERWVMHQLLVQWAHPEFASIPGFQRNLEQSRWGAQGPSPLRVEVDDWSRETLPSWIDSVLEGIRRPATVLGLGPKAVLMGLRETPTLLLMHWGFATGMMQFGVFRAKKPA; this comes from the coding sequence ATGCACTTCATTGCTGTGCTCTCGCCGCTGGCGGGAGGTTTGATGCTCGCTGCTGCCGTGCTGGCGGGAGCTCTGTTGGTCGGATTACTGGTGTGGTCGTGGCGTGATCGCGCCTTTGAGAGCACGGCCAGCGTGGCTGATGCCTACGACCGCTGGACCGACGACCGGTTGTTGGAGCGCCTCTGGGGCGAGCACGTGCACCTGGGCCACTACGGCACCCCGCCGCGGCGCCGGGATTTCCGCCGCGCCAAGGAAGATTTCGTGCACGAACTGGTGCGCTGGAGTGGGCTCGATCAATTACCCCCTGGCAGCCGCGTGCTCGATGTGGGCTGCGGCATCGGCGGCAGCGCACGCATCCTCGCCCGTGACTACGGCCTCGATGTGCTCGGCATCAGCATCAGCCCAGGCCAGATCCGCCGTGCCCAAGAGCTCACGCCCGCAGGCTTGAGCTGCCGCTTCGCCGTGATGGATGCTCTCGATCTTGATCTGCCGGACGCCGGCTTCGATGCCGTGTGGAGTGTGGAAGCCGGTCCCCACATGCCGGATAAACAGCGCTACGCGGATGAATTACTGCGGGTGCTCAAGCCAGGCGGCCGATTAGCCGTAGCCGACTGGAATCGCCGTGATCCGGGTGTTCGCCCACTCAATGGCCTGGAGCGCTGGGTGATGCACCAATTACTGGTGCAGTGGGCACACCCGGAATTCGCCAGCATTCCCGGTTTTCAACGCAACCTCGAACAAAGCCGCTGGGGTGCTCAGGGCCCATCTCCCCTGCGCGTGGAGGTCGACGACTGGAGCCGCGAAACGCTGCCCTCATGGATCGATTCAGTTCTGGAGGGGATCCGACGCCCCGCAACTGTGTTGGGCCTGGGCCCCAAGGCGGTACTGATGGGCTTACGCGAAACTCCCACCCTGCTGCTGATGCACTGGGGTTTCGCCACCGGAATGATGCAGTTCGGTGTGTTCAGAGCCAAGAAGCCTGCCTAA
- a CDS encoding DUF1997 domain-containing protein — protein MPLAFSASQALQLSVKQHADQLPAYLDDEERLIGALLDPSQLEKLGEGRYRYTVTRLQVFQLQIQPVVELVARRHANRIELEAVDCELEGLGIVDDFQLSLESWLEASDQGVHGEAALAVSVSQPSLLKLIPVKMLEATGRSLLAGILLGIKTRVQQQLLDDFEAWCLAPVGR, from the coding sequence ATGCCCCTGGCCTTCAGCGCCAGCCAAGCCTTGCAGCTGTCGGTGAAGCAGCATGCGGATCAACTGCCGGCCTACCTCGACGACGAGGAGCGATTGATCGGAGCCCTGCTTGATCCCAGCCAGCTCGAGAAGCTGGGAGAAGGTCGCTATCGCTATACCGTGACCCGGCTGCAGGTGTTTCAGCTCCAGATCCAACCGGTGGTGGAACTGGTGGCACGCCGCCATGCCAACCGCATCGAGCTTGAAGCGGTGGATTGTGAGCTCGAAGGGCTCGGCATCGTGGATGATTTCCAGCTCAGCCTTGAATCCTGGCTGGAAGCCAGCGACCAGGGGGTCCATGGCGAGGCTGCCCTGGCGGTGAGCGTGAGCCAGCCAAGCCTGCTGAAGCTGATCCCGGTCAAGATGCTCGAGGCCACCGGCCGCTCACTGCTCGCGGGCATCCTGCTGGGCATCAAAACCAGGGTGCAGCAGCAGCTACTCGACGATTTCGAGGCCTGGTGCCTGGCGCCAGTCGGCCGCTAA
- a CDS encoding Rne/Rng family ribonuclease → MPQQIVIAEQLRIAAVLTDDRVDELVVAQGRYQIGDVYLGTVENVLPGIDAAFVNIGEGEKNGFIHVTDLGPLRLKKGTLGITELLEPRQKVLVQVMKEPTGTKGPRLTGNLALPGRFLILQPHGQGVNISRRINAESERNRLRALGVLIKPPGAGLLIRTEAEGVSEDLLIDDLEALLRQWEAIQTAAETATPPVLLNRDEDFIHRILRDHSTLDVARIVLDSPDGVGRVNAFLGADQSQVVVEQHLDSTEILEAFKVNAAIHDALKPRVDLPSGGYVIIEPTEALTVIDVNSGSFTRSANARETVLWTNYEAATEIARQLKLRNIGGVVIIDFIDMESRRDQLQLLEHFTAAIRPDSARPQIAQISELGLVELTRKRQGQNIYELFGRACPSCGGLGHVAVLPGKDSLQPLAAAPGLVRSAASARAEVLSPAAAESSGGRRRRGGRGARGAADAPELISLDDTTTAGLSHEAATTPAEPSSRRPEPQLVAVPMDAEQELVYGWLGLNPTLLLDPVPAADNLVVRVVRPGEDAEAVLEEARQQLAASGPRRRRRGRGANGASSPAPANGHGASAERDTATLPVTVEITPLPVETFPTVPVLPDSGLELGVASAEPAAEASNGRRVRSRRRNDAPAVGAAAVAVMPAVEEPAANAEAAEDDTGEPRRRRRRSSATE, encoded by the coding sequence ATGCCTCAGCAGATCGTCATCGCCGAGCAGCTGCGCATCGCCGCGGTGCTCACCGATGATCGTGTTGATGAACTGGTGGTGGCCCAGGGCCGCTATCAGATCGGCGATGTGTATCTCGGTACCGTTGAAAACGTGTTGCCGGGCATCGATGCCGCTTTCGTGAATATCGGCGAAGGCGAGAAAAACGGCTTCATTCACGTCACCGATCTCGGCCCGCTGCGCCTCAAGAAAGGCACCCTCGGCATCACTGAGCTGCTCGAGCCCCGCCAGAAGGTGCTGGTGCAGGTGATGAAGGAGCCCACCGGCACCAAGGGACCGCGCCTTACTGGCAATCTCGCCCTGCCCGGGCGTTTTCTGATCCTGCAGCCCCACGGGCAGGGGGTGAATATCTCCCGCCGGATCAATGCCGAAAGCGAACGGAATCGTCTGCGTGCCCTCGGTGTGCTGATCAAGCCCCCTGGTGCGGGGCTGTTGATTCGCACCGAAGCGGAAGGGGTCAGCGAAGACTTGCTCATCGACGACCTCGAAGCGCTGCTGCGCCAGTGGGAAGCGATTCAGACCGCAGCGGAAACCGCCACGCCGCCGGTTCTGCTCAATCGCGATGAAGACTTTATTCATCGCATCCTGCGCGACCACTCCACCTTGGATGTGGCACGCATCGTGCTCGACAGCCCTGATGGTGTTGGCAGGGTCAATGCCTTCCTTGGGGCTGATCAAAGCCAGGTGGTGGTGGAGCAGCACCTGGATTCCACGGAGATCCTGGAAGCCTTCAAGGTGAATGCCGCGATCCACGACGCCCTCAAGCCGCGCGTGGATCTGCCCTCCGGCGGCTACGTGATCATCGAGCCCACTGAGGCGCTCACGGTGATCGACGTGAACTCGGGTTCCTTCACCCGCTCCGCTAACGCACGGGAAACCGTGCTGTGGACCAACTATGAGGCCGCCACTGAAATTGCCCGTCAGCTGAAGCTGCGCAACATCGGCGGCGTGGTGATCATCGACTTCATTGATATGGAGTCGCGTCGCGATCAACTGCAACTGCTGGAGCACTTCACCGCAGCGATTCGCCCGGATTCCGCACGCCCCCAGATCGCCCAGATCAGCGAATTGGGTCTGGTGGAGCTCACCCGTAAGCGCCAAGGCCAGAACATCTACGAACTGTTTGGACGGGCTTGTCCCAGCTGCGGTGGGCTTGGCCACGTGGCTGTGCTGCCTGGCAAGGACAGCCTGCAGCCCCTGGCAGCAGCTCCTGGCCTGGTGCGCTCGGCTGCTTCGGCTCGCGCTGAGGTGCTGAGCCCTGCAGCGGCTGAATCCAGTGGTGGTCGCCGCCGCCGTGGTGGCCGCGGTGCGCGCGGCGCGGCTGACGCTCCAGAGTTGATCAGCCTCGATGACACCACTACCGCTGGCCTATCCCATGAGGCGGCCACCACGCCGGCAGAACCCAGCTCACGCCGCCCAGAGCCGCAGCTTGTGGCTGTGCCGATGGATGCCGAGCAGGAATTGGTCTACGGCTGGCTTGGCCTGAATCCCACGTTGCTGTTGGATCCTGTGCCGGCGGCCGACAATCTGGTGGTGCGCGTGGTTCGTCCTGGGGAAGACGCTGAAGCGGTGCTGGAGGAGGCCCGTCAGCAGCTGGCAGCCTCCGGCCCTCGCCGCCGGCGCAGGGGACGCGGCGCCAATGGTGCCTCCAGCCCAGCTCCTGCAAATGGCCACGGTGCTTCGGCTGAACGGGACACGGCGACCCTGCCGGTCACGGTGGAGATCACGCCGCTGCCGGTGGAAACCTTCCCCACTGTGCCGGTGCTGCCCGATAGCGGCCTAGAGCTCGGTGTTGCCTCTGCAGAACCTGCCGCTGAAGCCTCCAATGGCCGCCGTGTGCGCAGCCGCCGGCGTAACGATGCTCCCGCTGTGGGCGCTGCCGCTGTGGCTGTAATGCCTGCCGTTGAGGAGCCTGCGGCTAACGCCGAAGCCGCCGAAGACGACACCGGCGAGCCCCGCCGCCGCCGCCGCCGCTCCTCAGCGACCGAGTGA
- a CDS encoding LON peptidase substrate-binding domain-containing protein: MTQLAVRELPLFPLPDVVLFPQEVLPLHIFEPRYRMMLRTVLDTDRRFGVVRWDPQEGRMADVGCCAEILQCQTQSDDRSNIVTLGQQRFRVLEVVREAPFKVGLVSWIEDDDPQSQDELSTLSTEVEKALRDVVELTGKLMGKPTSLPTDLPDLPRELSFWIGSHLGGPVADQQQTLLEITDTHERLRQEFDLLDETRRQLAARTVLQDTFRDLNDSSAGEER, translated from the coding sequence GTGACGCAACTGGCTGTGCGCGAGCTGCCACTGTTCCCGTTGCCGGATGTGGTGCTGTTTCCGCAGGAAGTGCTGCCTCTGCACATCTTCGAGCCGCGCTATCGGATGATGCTGCGCACCGTGCTCGACACCGATCGGCGATTTGGGGTGGTGCGCTGGGACCCTCAGGAAGGCCGGATGGCCGATGTGGGTTGCTGCGCGGAGATCCTCCAGTGCCAGACCCAGTCGGACGACCGCAGCAACATCGTGACCCTGGGCCAGCAACGCTTTCGCGTGCTCGAGGTGGTGCGGGAGGCACCATTCAAGGTGGGCCTCGTGAGCTGGATTGAAGACGACGACCCCCAGAGCCAGGATGAGCTCAGCACCCTCTCCACAGAGGTGGAAAAGGCCCTGCGTGATGTGGTGGAACTCACCGGCAAACTGATGGGTAAGCCCACCAGCCTCCCTACCGACCTGCCCGATCTGCCGCGAGAGCTGTCCTTTTGGATCGGATCCCACCTGGGCGGTCCGGTGGCCGATCAACAACAAACTTTGCTGGAAATCACCGACACCCACGAGCGTCTGCGCCAGGAATTCGACCTACTCGATGAAACCCGGCGTCAGCTTGCGGCGCGCACCGTGCTGCAAGACACCTTTCGCGATCTGAACGATTCCAGCGCCGGCGAGGAGCGCTGA